From the Lathyrus oleraceus cultivar Zhongwan6 chromosome 4, CAAS_Psat_ZW6_1.0, whole genome shotgun sequence genome, one window contains:
- the LOC127073193 gene encoding probable N-acetyltransferase HLS1, with translation MSYSRKIQSQENHHHYLGSFILGRRMANNKVVIREFDEDRDVKVVGNLERNCEIGTTKKGFSIFTNIITDPLSRIRLYPIHVMLVAELVECRELVGVVRGCIKSVQTSSGSLFKMGCILGLRVSPTHRRKGVGLKLVTSIEEWMLRNGADYAFLATEKNNNASKNLFTNKCNYVNLSSLIIFLHPTTFPITNHISKDIKIDKINIDQAILFYTRLLKTKDLYPLDMDIILKEKLSLGTWVSYYKDQDFKLNGAEDILTDKITTNSSWIIFSLWNTCEADDNNNNNNNNKNNNNNVQDVKTKLSQPLRFLHATFSHAKDKICPCLRMLTNESLMCNNDNNSFGFLFVYGVHGEGENLGGLMESVWRFTSRIGEKLKECRVVITELGFGDPVINHVPRVDSMTCVDDMWYTKRLGNHSDDQVAVEEMKRQLGNVFVDPRDF, from the exons ATGAGTTATTCAAGAAAGATCCAATCACAGGAGAATCATCATCACTACCTAGGTAGCTTCATTTTAGGGAGAAGAATGGCCAACAACAAGGTTGTTATCAGAGAGTTTGATGAAGATAGAGATGTTAAGGTTGTAGGGAACCTTGAAAGAAACTGCGAGATTGGAACTACTAAAAAGGGTTTCTCCATTTTCACCAACATCATCACTGACCCTTTATCTAGGATTAGGCTCTATCCCATTCATGTTATGTTG GTTGCTGAGCTTGTTGAATGTAGGGAGCTTGTTGGAGTTGTTAGAGGATGCATTAAAAGTGTGCAAACTTCCTCTGGATCACTCTTCAAGATGGGTTGCATACTAGGCCTTAGAGTCTCTCCTACACACAG GAGAAAGGGGGTTGGACTAAAACTTGTGACCTCAATTGAAGAATGGATGCTAAGAAATGGTGCTGATTATGCATTTCTAGCCACAGAAAAGAACAACAATGCTTCCAAAAACCTATTCACCAACAAATGCAACTATGTCAATCTCAGTTCACTTATCATATTTCTCCACCCAACTACTTTCCCTATAACAAACCACATTTCCAAGGATATCAAAATAGACAAAATAAATATAGACCAAGCAATTTTGTTCTACACAAGACTCTTGAAAACCAAAGATTTGTATCCATTAGACATGGACATTATTCTCAAAGAGAAACTCAGTTTAGGAACTTGGGTTAGTTATTACAAAGATCAAGACTTCAAACTCAACGGCGCCGAAGACATTCTTACCGATAAAATCACAACAAACTCGTCATGGATCATTTTTAGTTTATGGAACACTTGTGAAGCTGATgataacaataacaacaacaataataataaaaataataataataacgTTCAAGATGTTAAAACAAAGTTATCTCAACCACTTAGGTTTCTTCATGCGACATTTAGTCATGCAAAGGACAAAATATGTCCGTGTCTAAGAATGTTGACGAATGAGTCATTAATGTGTAATAATGATAATAACAGTTTCGGGTTTCTTTTTGTTTATGGAGTTCATGGAGAAGGAGAGAATCTTGGAGGGTTAATGGAATCAGTATGGAGGTTTACATCAAGAATAGGAGAAAAGTTAAAGGAATGTAGAGTTGTGATAACTGAATTAGGGTTTGGTGATCCAGTTATAAACCATGTTCCTCGAGTTGATTCTATGACTTGTGTTGACGATATGTGGTACACAAAAAGACTTGGAAATCACAGTGATGATCAAGTGGCGgtggaggagatgaagagacaATTAGGGAATGTGTTTGTTGATCCTAGAGATTTTTAG